The following coding sequences are from one Chitinimonas sp. BJYL2 window:
- a CDS encoding chemotaxis protein CheW produces the protein MARRISLREYQESVVARLRALPATHTVTTKLGVQVGDQAWLLDLTDVSEVLPVPNIAHVPLTRRWFKGVANIRGNLYSVVDLPGFLGDEPVQAAVASRLLIIHPRHIANSALMVNRMLGLRNVQGMETVAEADPAVPWCGPTRRDADGREWREMRITELVQQAPFLQVGTI, from the coding sequence ATGGCCCGCCGCATCAGCCTCCGCGAATACCAGGAGAGCGTGGTCGCACGACTGCGCGCCCTGCCTGCCACTCACACGGTTACGACCAAGCTCGGCGTCCAGGTGGGCGATCAGGCCTGGCTGCTGGATCTCACCGACGTCAGCGAAGTGCTGCCGGTGCCCAATATCGCTCACGTGCCGCTGACGCGGCGCTGGTTCAAGGGTGTGGCCAATATCCGCGGCAACCTGTACAGCGTGGTCGATCTGCCGGGCTTTCTCGGCGACGAACCGGTACAGGCGGCCGTGGCCAGCCGGCTACTGATCATCCACCCGCGTCACATTGCCAACTCGGCGCTGATGGTCAACCGGATGTTGGGCCTGCGCAATGTACAAGGCATGGAAACCGTGGCCGAAGCCGATCCCGCCGTACCATGGTGCGGTCCGACCCGGCGGGATGCCGACGGCCGCGAATGGCGGGAAATGCGTATTACCGAGCTGGTGCAACAAGCACCGTTCTTGCAAGTAGGTACGATTTAA
- a CDS encoding PleD family two-component system response regulator produces the protein MQNLAGIKVMVIDDSNTIRRSAEIFLGQAGCEVILAEDGFDALAKISDHLPNVIFVDVMMPRLDGYQTCSLIKKNPKFKSTPVIMLSSKDGLFDRARGRMVGSDEYLTKPFTKDSLLQAVGMHANAA, from the coding sequence GTCATGGTCATTGACGACAGCAACACCATCCGCCGCAGTGCCGAAATCTTCCTCGGCCAGGCCGGGTGCGAAGTCATCCTCGCGGAGGACGGTTTCGATGCACTTGCCAAAATCAGCGACCATCTCCCGAATGTCATTTTCGTGGACGTGATGATGCCCCGTCTGGACGGGTATCAAACCTGTTCCCTGATCAAGAAGAACCCGAAGTTCAAGTCCACGCCCGTCATCATGTTGTCGTCCAAGGACGGCCTGTTTGACCGGGCCCGTGGCCGGATGGTCGGCTCCGATGAGTACCTGACCAAACCCTTTACCAAGGACAGCCTGCTGCAGGCTGTCGGCATGCACGCAAACGCCGCCTGA
- a CDS encoding PleD family two-component system response regulator, producing MKKILIVDDSPTERHFLGELLTKNGFQVMTLESGEEAVARVKDLMPDLILMDVVMPGLNGFQATRTITKDDVTAHIPVIMCTSKGQETDIVWGKRQGARGYVIKPVNPEELLKQIAALS from the coding sequence ATCAAGAAAATCCTGATCGTCGACGACTCCCCGACCGAACGTCACTTTCTGGGCGAATTGCTCACCAAGAACGGCTTTCAGGTCATGACCCTCGAAAGCGGCGAAGAAGCCGTGGCGCGCGTCAAGGACCTGATGCCTGACCTGATCCTGATGGACGTGGTCATGCCCGGCCTCAATGGCTTTCAGGCAACCCGCACCATCACCAAGGATGACGTCACTGCGCACATCCCGGTGATCATGTGCACCTCCAAGGGTCAGGAGACCGATATCGTCTGGGGCAAGCGCCAAGGCGCACGTGGCTACGTGATCAAGCCCGTGAACCCGGAAGAGCTGCTCAAGCAGATCGCGGCACTGAGCTAG